A window of Dietzia sp. ANT_WB102 genomic DNA:
AAGTCTTGGAGTGCACTCGTAGCCATCCTGTCCAGCAGGTTGCCGCACGGGACCAGCAGGTCTGCTCAGCGTCGATTAAGCGGGCTCGCGAAGGTCAACTGACCCAGTAGAGCCGGGGCATCTACTCGCGCGGATGTCTCGATCGATCGCAAGGACGCTTCTTGCGTAACAAAATGCCAGAACCCGCTGACCACAATGTTGATCAGCGGGTCCGGACCTCGATCAGACCCCTTTAAAAGCTCAGCTAAGGCCGATGAGCTTACCGAGGTTAATCTGGTTGATGATGTCGGCAATGAAGCCGGACGGATCGGACGAGATCTGCGACCCCGTCGAGCCACCGTCTGCCGAGCCGGTAGCCGAACCGAGGCCAGCTCTCTCCAGCGATCCGGTCACCGTCTCCACGGGATTCTTCTCACGGACCTTAATGCAGACGCCCATATCGTCGCGCTCGGTATCCGGCTCCAATCCGCTGTACCCAACCACCATCCCACTTGGCACATTGAGCAGGGTTCCGGGCTTCGCGTCCTCCGCGACCTTGTAAGTGAAGACAGCGGTGACGTATCCGTTCGTCATGGCCCAGCCGACACCGGCGGTGTTCCGAACAGTCGCACGAGTCGGTGAGTCAGCCGTCACCTGCACGGGGTGCGTCTGATGCTTTCCATTGATATGCCACGCCTCGACCGTCGCACTTTGAATCTGCAGTTCTTCCGGATGAATATCCGTGATCTTCTTCGTGCCGAAGGCCGTAAGTCCCGCGGTCAGCTTGATTTCCGTCTTCACCGTGCCACCCGGCGCGACTTCAGCATCAAAAAACTTCTTGTTGTAGGTCCACGTGCCGTCAGTGAAAGACCCAGTCTGGGTACATTCCTCGGCAGCCTGCGCGATGGCCGCCGGCGCAACGACTCCAAGTCCGGTTGCAGTGAGGGCGGCAGTAGCCGCGAGCGCGCCAATACGACGAACAGTCTTCAAAGTGACTCCCTTGGGGAAGATGGGGCGCTGCCGCACCGGCACCTCAAGTGCGCTTGCGTCGATTTCCTGCGCCGTGACTTTCGTCATCAGATTAGCACCTGAACGACGGCTAAGTGAAACATGTTCCACCAAACGTAACGTTTGAGTCGACCTACGCCCAGTACGGCTCCTTAAGCGTCCGCTTGACCAATTTGCCGTTGGCCTGGCGGGGCAGCTCCTCCACCACGTCGATCGAGCGCGGCATCTTGAACTTGGCCAACCGCCCTCCTAGGTCGTCGAGGATCTGCGTCTTGAGCTCGTCGGACTCGGTGTAGCCCTCTGCCAGCTCGACGACTGCCTTGACCTCCTCGCCCCAGTCGGGGTGCGGGATCCCGAACACCGCCGCGTCGCGCACAGCCGGGTGGCGGGTCATCTCGGACTCGATCTCGGCCGGGTAGATATTCACGCCGCCGGAGATGATCATGTCGTTCTTGCGGTCACACAGGAACAGGTAGCCGTCGGAGTCGACGTATCCGATGTCGCCCATCGTGAACAACGAGCCGACATAGGTCTTGGCCGTTTTCTCCGCGTCCTGGTGGTACTCGAACTGGGATCCGTGCATCTGTAGATACACGTTGCCGGTCTCGCCGACGGGCACCTCCTCGCCGTCGTCGTCGAGGATCTTGAGCGTGGTTGTCTTCCACGGCCGCCCCACGCTGCCCGGCTTGCGCAGCCACTCCTCACCGGTGATCGTGCAGCCGCCACCCTCGGTGCCGGCGTAATACTCGGTAAGCACCGGCCCCCACCAGTCGAGCATCGCCTGCTTGACGTGCTGCGGACACGGGGCAGCGCCGTGGACGATCGTGCGCAGGCTCGACACGTCGTACTTCGCGCGCACATCCTCGGGCAACTCCAGCAACCGCGAGAACTGGGTGGGCACCATGTGTGACTGCGTCACGCCGTGGGCATCAATGAGTCGCAGCATCTCCTCGGGTGACCACTTGTCCATGAGCACTACCGTCTGCCCCAAGTGCAACGAGATGGCGACAAAGTTGAGCACCGCCGTGTGGTACAGCGGCGAGCCGCAGATGTGGACATTGTCCGAACCCTCGATACCGAAGCCGGCGAAGAAATAGTAGTTGGGCACGGTGATCTGGTCGGGGCTCGCGCCGGTGAGCGGACGGCGCACGCCCTTGGGCCGGCCGGTGGTGCCCGACGTGTAGAGCATGGGGGCGCCCAGGGTTCGCGGCGACGGCAAGGGGTCCTCCCCCACCATCGGTGCAGTGAGCTCGGCCAGCGGCCTGAACCCCGGCACGTCCCCGATCGCAAAACACCGCGCCGAGTCGAGACCGGCCTCGGCCGCGGCAGCCGTGGCGACGTCGGCGAACCGCTCGTCGGCCACGAACACCGTCGAGCCCGAGTTCTCGATGATGTACGCCACCTCCGGACCGGTGAGATGCCAGTTCGCGGGAGCGGTGTACACGCCGATCTCCAACGCAGCGAAGTACACCTCAAGGAAGCCGATCCCGTTGGGCGCCAGCAACACGATCCCGTCGCCGGCCCCCAGACCGAGCTCACGCAAGCCCCGGGCGCGGCTGTGCGCAGCGTCCACGAGCTCGCCGAAACTCACCTCGCGGCCCGAGTCCTCGATCACCGCGACACGGTCCGGATCGGCCTGGGCTATCCGGTAGACACTGGTGACGTGCTGCCCCGTGCGGGGATCGAGGACTCCGGCGTCGGCGGGCACGGTCGGCGTGGGTGAACTCATGACAGCCATGTTAGAACCTGTTCTACTGCGCCGTCAGGGGTTCGCCTAGCGCCCCCGCGCCGACCGGGCCGCCCCTCGCCCCTAGTCGAGCAGCCGCCCAATCGCCTCGATCTCCTCGACCGACCCGGCCGTCACCACCAGCATCGTGATGCCGGCGGCCTCCCACTCGGCAATCTGCTCACGCACCGACGCCTCGTCACCGATGATCGCCGTGGCCTCCACCATCTCGTCCGGCACCGCGGCGGCGGCCTCGTCCTTGCGTCCGGTCCGGAACAGTTCAGTGATGCGGTCAACGTCCTCGCCGAACCCCATCCGACGGAACGCCTCGGCATGGAAGTTCTTCTCCTCCGCGCCCATACCACCGGCGTACAGGGCGGTGAACGGCTTGTACGCGTCGATCACGCTGCGGCGGTCGTCAGTGATGTGCAACTGGCACAGGAACGCCACCTCGAAATCCTCGCGGGTGCGCCGCGCGCCAGGCCGGGCAAAGCCCTCGTCGAGCCACGAGTTGAACTCGTCGGCCGTGCGCGGGGAGGCCAGGAAGCCCAGCCAGCCGTCGGCGATCTCGGCCGCCAGCGCCACGTTCTTCGGCCCCTCGGCGCCCAACCAGATGGGCACATCAGCGCGCAGCGGGTGGACGATCGACTTCAGCGGCTTACCTAACCCGGAGGCGTCCGAGCCCTGGTACGGCAGCGCGTAGGCGGGCCCATCCGAGGTCACCGGTCCCTCGCGGCGCAACACCTGACGGATGATGTCGATGTACTCGCGGGTGCGCGCCAGCGGCTTGGAGAACGGCTGCCCGTACCAGCCCTCCACGACCTGCGGACCCGAGACCCCCAGCCCCAGACAGAAGCGACCACCGGACAGGTGGTCCAGGGTCATCGTGTGCATCGCCGTGGCCGTGGGTGTGCGCGCCGAGAGCTGCACTACCGCGGTGGACAGGCGGATACGCTCCGTGAGCGACCCGTACCAGGCCAGCGGGGTGAACGCATCCGAACCCCAGGCCTCCGCGGTGAAGACGGTGTCAAAGCCCGCCTTGTCCGCTGCCACCACGAGGTCGGCGTGATTGGTGGGCGGCTGCGCGCCCCAGTATCCGAGCTGCAACGCGAATTTCATATCCATATTGTGACCCACGTCGCTGCGGCAACGTGACCCCGGCCACCGGAAATCACACGCAGACAAGTGGAACGTGTT
This region includes:
- a CDS encoding acyl-CoA synthetase; the protein is MSSPTPTVPADAGVLDPRTGQHVTSVYRIAQADPDRVAVIEDSGREVSFGELVDAAHSRARGLRELGLGAGDGIVLLAPNGIGFLEVYFAALEIGVYTAPANWHLTGPEVAYIIENSGSTVFVADERFADVATAAAAEAGLDSARCFAIGDVPGFRPLAELTAPMVGEDPLPSPRTLGAPMLYTSGTTGRPKGVRRPLTGASPDQITVPNYYFFAGFGIEGSDNVHICGSPLYHTAVLNFVAISLHLGQTVVLMDKWSPEEMLRLIDAHGVTQSHMVPTQFSRLLELPEDVRAKYDVSSLRTIVHGAAPCPQHVKQAMLDWWGPVLTEYYAGTEGGGCTITGEEWLRKPGSVGRPWKTTTLKILDDDGEEVPVGETGNVYLQMHGSQFEYHQDAEKTAKTYVGSLFTMGDIGYVDSDGYLFLCDRKNDMIISGGVNIYPAEIESEMTRHPAVRDAAVFGIPHPDWGEEVKAVVELAEGYTESDELKTQILDDLGGRLAKFKMPRSIDVVEELPRQANGKLVKRTLKEPYWA
- a CDS encoding LLM class F420-dependent oxidoreductase; this translates as MKFALQLGYWGAQPPTNHADLVVAADKAGFDTVFTAEAWGSDAFTPLAWYGSLTERIRLSTAVVQLSARTPTATAMHTMTLDHLSGGRFCLGLGVSGPQVVEGWYGQPFSKPLARTREYIDIIRQVLRREGPVTSDGPAYALPYQGSDASGLGKPLKSIVHPLRADVPIWLGAEGPKNVALAAEIADGWLGFLASPRTADEFNSWLDEGFARPGARRTREDFEVAFLCQLHITDDRRSVIDAYKPFTALYAGGMGAEEKNFHAEAFRRMGFGEDVDRITELFRTGRKDEAAAAVPDEMVEATAIIGDEASVREQIAEWEAAGITMLVVTAGSVEEIEAIGRLLD